The genome window ATCATCGGCGAGCGTCGTTTTGATTGTGCCTTCGTCTACGAGTTCCGACACTTTGTTCAAAATCCGATGTTGAGCTTCCATGTCAGCGGTCTTGAACAGCGCCCGCGTAAACATCAATTCCCAATGCAGTGAAATGCTTTTGCGCTTCAGCAACATGACATCAAGCGCCTTCGGATCGTCGATGAGCGCAAAGCGGCCCTGTGGCGCCAGCAGTGCAGCGATCTCCGCCAGATGCGCGTCGGAGTTGGTGGTTGAGAATACAAGGCCCGGAGCGCCTATGCCGAGCGCTTCGACCTGTGCTGCGATGGGATGCGAATGATCCATGACGTAGTGAGCACCGAGATCGCGAGCCCAAGCCTGTGTTTCCGGACGCGACGCCGTGGCGATAACAGTCAGGTTTGTCAATTTTCGCGCGAGCTGGATAGCGATCGAGCCAACGCCACCAGCGCCGCCAATGATGACAATGGCATTGGCGGCGCCGACTACCGGCGTTTCGACGTGAAGCCGGTCGAACAATGCTTCCCACGCCGTTATCGATGTCAACGGCAAGGCGGCTGCAGCGCCGAAATCCAGCGATGATGGTTTCTTCCCGACGATCCGCTCATCGACGAGATGGAATTCCGAGTTGGTGCCAGGACGATCGACTGCACCGGCATAGAACACTTCATCGCCCGGCTTGAAGAATTTTGCCTCTGGACCCACTGCAGCCACGATACCCGCCGCATCCCAGCCGAGCACCTTGGAAGTTCCTGGTTCGGGCTTCACCCCTGCGCGGATCTTGGTATCAACCGGATTGACGGATATGGCCTTCACGTCGACCAACAGGTCCCTGCCCCTTGCCTCAGGCTTTGGCAGGTCGATATCGACCAGCGACGTTTCAGCGGTGATGGGCTGTGGTTCGAAATAGGCGACGGCGCGCATGATCGTTACTCCAGGATAAGTTGAACCCGGCTCAGATGCGCCCTATGCTACACAAGTGCAAGAATGCACATATATTGCATATAGTGTCAAAAAGGATACCGTCATGCCACGCGTGCGCCACAAGACGTTTGATTGTTCTGCCGGCTGCCCTGTGGAAGGCGTTCTCAACCTGATCGATGGCAAGTGGAAAGGCGTGATCCTCTACCATCTCATGTCAGGAACGCTGCGCTTTAACGAAATCCGCCGCAAGTTAATACACGTTACGCAGCGCATGTTGACCAACCAGTTGCGCGAATTGGAGGCCGATGGGCTCATTATACGGAAGGTCTATGCCGAAGTGCCACCGAAGGTCGAGTACTCACTTTCGGAGCGCGGCCGTAGCCTGGAGCCCGTTATCAACGCCTTGAAGGCATGGGGTGACGCCAATCTCACTATCGACAAAATCGACGTAGAGGCTGCGTAGATTGCTCGTTTCATCAAGCTATCACATTCATCGAATATGTTACTTGATGGTTAGCGGAAGCACGCTTTGCAAGTGCGGACTTCAGGCCCATTGCAGAAAAATTCCTGATAGCTTTCCCTTGACTCTTCGGTGTCATCCCACTATCTCCGGCCGCAGTTAGCACTCACCACTACCGAGTGCTAATAACGCGGATGGCGCAGCTGTTCGCGACATCGTTTTGACACCAACATCAAGGGTTCTAACCATGGCCAAGACCAAGTTCCGCCCGCTTCATGACCGCGTCGTTGTACGCCGCGTCGAATCCGAAGCAAAGACTGCAGGCGGCATCATCATTCCGGATACTGCCAAGGAAAAGCCACAGGAAGGCGAAGTAATCGCTGTAGGCACCGGCGCTCGTGACGAAGCCGGCAAGCTCGTACCGCTCGATGTCAAGGCAGGCGATCTGATCCTGTTCGGCAAGTGGTCCGGTACGGAAGTCAAGATCGGCGGCGAAGACCTGCTGATCATGAAGGAATCCGACATTCTGGGCATTCTCGGCTAATCGCCAACTGTCCCTTAATCAACGCATATAGATCAAACCGGGTTCAACCCCAGGAGAGATACAATGGCTTCCAAAGAAGTAAAGTTCGGCCGCGACGCGCGTGAGCGCATGCTGCGCGGTGTCAATATCCTTGCAGACGCTGTCAAGGTAACGCTCGGCCCGAAAGGCCGTAACGTTGTCATCGACAAGTCCTTCGGCGCCCCGCGCATCACCAAGGACGGCGTGACCGTTGCCAAGGAAATCGAACTTGAAGACAAGTTCGAAAACATGGGCGCACAGATGGTGCGTGAAGTCGCTTCGAAGACGAACGACATTGCCGGCGACGGCACCACGACTGCCACCGTTCTGGCCCAGGCTATCGTTCAGGAAGGCGGCAAGGCTGTTGCTGCTGGCATGAACCCAATGGATCTGAAGCGCGGCATCGATCTGGCTGTTGCTGAAGTCGTCAAGGACCTCGTCAAGAAGGCCAAGAAGATCAAGACTTCGGAAGAAGTTGCCCAGGTTGGCACGATCTCTGCCAATGGCGAGACCGAAATCGGTGAAATGATCGCCAAGGCGATGCAGAAGGTCGGCAACGAAGGTGTTATCACCGTTGAAGAAGCCAAGACCGCTGACACCGAACTCGAAGTCGTCGAAGGCATGCAGTTCGACCGCGGCTACCTGTCGCCATACTTCGTCACCAACCCTGAAAAGATGGTTGCTGACCTCGAAGACGCCTATATCCTTCTCCACGAGAAGAAGCTTTCGAACCTCCAGGCCCTTCTGCCGGTTCTCGAAGCTGTCGTTCAGACCTCCAAGCCGCTCGTCATCATCTCTGAAGACGTAGAAGGCGAAGCTCTTGCCACGCTCGTTGTCAACAAGCTGCGCGGCGGCCTGAAGATTGCTGCTGTCAAGGCTCCTGGCTTCGGCGATCGCCGCAAGGCCATGCTGGAAGACATCGCCATCCTCACTGGTGGTCAGGTTATTTCCGAAGATCTCGGCATCAAGCTCGAAAGCGTTACGCTCGACATGCTCGGCCGCGCCAAGAAGGTGTCGATCACCAAGGAAAACACCACGATCGTTGATGGTAATGGCAAAAAGGCCGAAATCAACGCCCGCGTTGGCCAGATCAAGCAGCAGATCGAAGAAACCACTTCCGACTACGACCGCGAGAAGCTGCAGGAACGTCTTGCCAAGCTCGCTGGCGGCGTTGCCGTTATCCGCGTTGGCGGTGCAACGGAAGTTGAAGTGAAGGAAAAGAAGGACCGCGTCGACGACGCCCTCAACGCAACCCGCGCGGCTGTCGAAGAAGGTATCGTTCCTGGCGGTGGTGTTGCTCTTCTGCGCGCTTCGGCTGCTCTTACTGTCAAGGGTGCCAATGCCGATCAGGATGCTGGTATCAACATCGTTCGCCGCGCTCTGCAGGCTCCGGCTCGCCAGATCGCAACGAATGCAGGCGATGAAGCCTCTATCGTTATCGGCAAGATCCTTGAGAACAAGAAGGACACCTACGGCTACAATGCGGCCAATGGCGAGTACGGCGATCTGATCGCACTCGGCATCGTCGATCCGGTCAAGGTTGTTCGTACTGCTCTGCAGGACGCTGCATCGGTTGCTGGCCTGCTCGTCACCACTGAAGCCATGATCGCCGAAGCTCCGAAGAAGGACAACGGCGGCGCTCCCCAGATGCCAGGCGGCGGAATGGGCGGCATGGGCGGTATGGACTTCTAAGAAGTCCTCATCCAGACGAATACGAAAAGGCGGGTTTCGACCCGCCTTTTTTATTGCCGTTGATATTCACGGCTCACTATTCCTCGCGTCAACGCGCCTATTCCGCAGCATGCGCAAATGGGGGTTGCGCCTCCTTGCCGCCGTGAGCCGCATCGAAGCGGGCACGGGCCTCGCCGACGCGTTGCTCGTTCTTGATCGCCCAATCGCCGAGCGCCCGTACGGGCACCAGCAGGTCGCGCCCAAGATCGGTCAGCTCATAATCCACGCGCGGCGGAATGGTCGGGTAGACCGTTCGTGTGACAAAACCGTCGCGCTCAAGACCACGCAACGTGCTCGTCAGCATCTTTTGCGAAATGCCATTGATCGTCCGTTTCAGCTCATTGAACCGCATGGATCGGTTGCCAAGGTAGTTGACGACCAGCACCGTCCATTTGTCGCCGACACGCGCCAGAATGTGATTAACCGCCGTGCAGGCAGAGGTTACCTGAAAGTGATCTGGTTTCAAAAAAGTGCCTCCTTGCGGCCGTTTCGAACAGTCACTTATATAGCGCCGGTCACAAATAGTTACCATCCCCCAAGATGAAGGATTCCTGAAATGGCTAAAGCTAAAATCGGCATCATTGTTGGCAGTACGCGCATCGGTCGCTTTGCCGAATTTCCTGCCAAATGGATCGCTGAGGTTGCCGGCAAGCGTGACGATGTCGAGGTGGAAATCCTCGATCTGCTTGACTATCCGATGCATTTCTTCGGCGAAGAGCGCACCACGACAACCCAGACCGAGACGGCAGAGCGCTGGAAAAAAAAGCTGCGTGAATTTGATGGCTATGTCGTCACTGTAGCCGAATACAATCACGGTCCGACAGCCGTTCTGAAGAACGCGATCGACCTTGGTGAATTCATACAGAAGCCTATCGGTTTTGTCGGTTATGGCGGTGTCGGTGGCGCACGTGCGATCGAAAATCTGCGTCTGGTCTTCGTGGAAATGAGCGCCGCCTCCGTAAAGACCGGAGTTCACATCTCCTTCCCGGAATATCTGACCGTGGTCAAAGGCGAGAAGAAGCTCGGCGATTACGAGCATCTCAATGAAGCAGCCAACAATCAGCTTGATCAGCTGGTCTGGTGGGCGAACGCCTTGAAGACTGCCCGCGCAGCCTGATTCATCGATCGAGCGGCTGTTTCGGCAGCCGCTCAGCGACTATCGTTGAGGAGAACCATTCCATGTCGTCACTTACCCTGATCAGTCATCTGCTTTGCCCCTATGTGCAACGCGCAGCCATTGCGCTTGCCGAAAAGGGGGTAGCGTTCGAGAAAATCTATATAGACCTGGCGGCGAAACCCGACTGGTTCCTGAAAATCTCGCCGCTTGGAAAGGTGCCACTGTTGAAGGTGCCACAAGCGGACGGCAGCGAGGCAATCCTGTTCGAAAGCTCCGTCATCGCCGAATATGTCGACGAGAGCCAGGCCGGGCCACGTTTGCATCCGGAAGATGCCCTCACCCGCGCCAGGCATCGCGGCTGGATGGAATATGGTTCCTCTATCCTCTCTGATATCTGGGGGCTGGAAACGACCAAGGATGCGGGCGTTTTCGAAGAGAAGCGGAATGCGCTTACTGAGAAGTTCGGCCGACTTGAAGAGGTACTCAACGATGGCCCGTTTTTTGCTGGCTCGAAGTTCAGTCTCGTTGACGCTGTCTTCGCACCTGTGTTCCGCTACTTCGACACTTTCGATGAAATTGCGGATCTCGGCGTATTCGCCAACTATCCCAAGGTTCGCGCATGGCGCAAAGCGCTCGCCGCGCGGCCGAGTGTACAAGATGCCGTCACACCCGAATATTCGCAACTGCTGCGCGAGTTTCTGAAGAAGTACGACGCTTATATGCTGACGCGCATGGCCTGATCGGAGATTCTATTTATCCGACCAGACTGCAAGTTCGTATCCATCCGGGTCGGCGAAGTGGAAGCGCCGGCCACCGGGGAAACTGAAGACAGGTTTGACAATCTTTCCACCCGCCTTTTCGACCTGCTTCAACGTATCCGCGAGATCTTCGGCGAAGAGGATGATCAGCGCACCGCCTGATCGAACTTCGCCTTCGGTCGTAAAGCCGCCCTTGAGATTGCCGTCGGAAAACTCGCAATAGCCGGAGCCGTAGTCAGTGAAGGTCCAGCCGAAGGCATTGCCATAGAATTTACGTGCGCGCCCGATATCGCTCACGTTGAATTCGATGTAGTCGATACGCTTGTCTTTGCCTGAACTGGCCATCGTTTTCATCCTATCAGTTGTGCTTCGAGGAGGTCCTTGAGCGCCTGCAGGTCACGCATCACCCATGCAGCATCGGCAGTGAATTTCTCGTCATCCATGCCAGGCAAACGGAACAGGGTGAATATCACCTCGCAGTTTTCGCCATTGGCCACCACCCGCAGCGGGATGTAGACCTCTTCGCCTGTTTCCAAGACCACCCAGTGATCGAGGACGCCCAATTTGTTCTCGGGTGCGAACCGCAATCGCAGTTTGCCGGCGGGACCGTCCGCAAGCCATTCGCCGCCGGACTTTTGCAAGCCGGACGTCAGACCGGAGGCCCATTGCGGCAAGTTTTCCGGAACGCTGACAAAATCATAAACGTCGCGCCAGTTGCGCCCGATGGAAATTTGAAGGGTTCGCGCTTCATGTGTTGCCACAGCCTGTCCTCCTCACGCTACTCGCTACAAGTTTATGCGCCTAAACAGTTCCTGTCTTGAACAAAACGGCCAGTCAGGCCGCCAATTGGTGCATCAGCATGCTTGGCGATATGCCGGAAAGCGCTTTGACCTCGCGGCTTAGATGCGCCTGATCGGCATACTCCGCTTCAAACGCCAAGACGCCAAGACCTATCTGGGGGACTTACCGGACCAGCGTCAGGAATTTCTGGAAGCGGAGAATTCGCTCCAGCACCTTCGGCCCATATCCGTAGTAATAATGGCACCTCCGGCGCAATGTGCGTTCGCTAATGTTGAGTTCATCCGAGAGGCTCGCGACGCCAGAATCCTGGTTCACATTTGCAAGCCTGCGAAAAGCCAGGGCCATCGCGGTGTCCGGACTTGCAACTGTGCGTGCAATGCGGGCAAGGCATGCTTCAAAGCTTGAGGCGGCCTCCTCATCCGATCGCGTGGCGCTCAGGCTGTCAGCGAGTGCATCTGCACGCGTGCCCCAGAGTTCGCGTAGATCGATCCGGCGATTGACAAGTTCAGACATTGGAAGGCCGAGCCAATGGGCAGCGGCGCCGGGCGCGAAACGCATGCCAATGATACTTGTCATGGCAGGATCCACCAGCTGCGGTCCGATGTCCGGGCCTGCGACGGTCACTCTGCCTTGCGCCCATAAGAGATCGACACATCCGTCGGGAACGACGGTTACCGGCCTCGATCCAAGACCATTGCGGCTCCATGCGCACAGAAAATGCGACCGCAGATCAACAATGGGCAAGGATTCGCAGTAATGTCCGGAGCAATTCGCAAGGACGGGTTTGTTGTCAGGCCGCATGATGTGCACCGTCGTAAAAAATCGATTGATCGGAACAGCTTATAATCGATTTTATCCCAAAGCCGGGCGAATTCCAGATTAACATGCACTGCTCAAACCTTGCCTCTCGCAGAGCTTCGCAGTAGTGATCTCGCAACTCCCACCAGGAAAATTACACGATGAGCTCTACCCGTACCGAAACAGATACTTTTGGTCCCATCGAAGTCGCCGCGGACAAATATTGGGGCGCGCAGACCGAACGCTCACTGCACAATTTCAAGATCGGCAGCGAGAGAATGCCGATCCCGCTGGTACGTGCTCTTGGTATTGTCAAACGTGCTGCGGCCGAAACCAACATGGCACTGGGCAAGCTCGACGAAGTGATCGGCCGCGCCATCACGGTGGCTGCGGAAGAAGTTATCGAGGGCAAGCTCGACGATCACTTCCCGCTGGTCGTCTGGCAGACAGGCTCCGGCACCCAGTCGAACATGAATGCGAATGAGGTCATTTCCAACCGCGCCATCGAAATGCTGGGCGGCACCAAGGGCTCAAAGAAGCCGGTTCATCCAAACGACCATGTCAATATGAGTCAGTCGTCGAACGACACGTTCCCGACCGCGATCCACATCGCCACGGCAGTCGAAGCAACCGAACGCCTCTATCCCGCGCTCGGCCATTTGACAGCCGCCTTGGCGAAGAAGGAAAAGGCATTTGCCGATATCATCAAGATCGGCCGCACTCACACGCAGGATGCAACGCCGGTAACGCTGGGCCAGGAATTCTCGGGCTATCGCGCGGCGCTGGAATACGGCCGCAAGCGCATCGAGCAGAGCCTTGCCGACGTGTTCCTGCTGGCCCAGGGCGGTACCGCCGTGGGTACCGGCCTCAATGCGCCGATCGGCTTTGAAACAGGTTTTGCCGAGGCGGTCTCTGACATCACCGGCCTGCCCTTCAAGACCGCCCCGAACAAGTTCGAGGCACTGGCAAGCCACGGCGCGCTCGCCAACTTCCATGGCAGCCTCAACGCGCTTGCCACTGATCTGTTCAAGATCGCCAATGACATCCGCTTCCTCGGTTCTGGCCCGCGTTCCGGCCTTGGAGAGTTGAAACTGCCGGAAAACGAGCCGGGCTCATCGATCATGCCGGGCAAGGTCAACCCAACGCAGGCCGAGGCGCTGACCATGGTCGCCACGCAGGTGTTTGGCAATCAAACGACAGTGACAGTCGCTGCCAGCCAGGGCCACTTCGAACTCAATGTGTTCAAGCCTGTGATTGCACTGAATGTTCTGCAGTCGATCCGTCTGCTCTCGGATTCCATGGTCTCCTTCGCAGACAATTGCGTTGAAGGCATCGAGGCTGACGAAGTCCGCATCAAGGATCTGCTCGAGCGGTCGCTGATGCTCGTCACGGCCCTTGCTCCGGCGATTGGCTATGACAATGCGGCGAAGATCGCCAAGACGGCCCATAAGAACGGCACGACCTTGCGCGAAGAAGCACTCGCCAGCGGTCATGTGTCGGCCGAAGACTATGATCGCCTTGTTCGTGCAGAGCGCATGATTGCCCCGGAGTAAGATTAGAAAATCATTTTAATGTGAACAATCTGTCGAGAAAATAGTGGCTTTGTTTGACAATCAAATTTAGCTATTTGGCTGTCACGACAAAAACCCGGAGAAGTTTCCTTATGTCCAACAATGCAATTGTTACGCTGATAAGCCGCATCCTGCTTTCGATATTGTTCATTCCCGCCGGCTTCGGCAAGCTGACTGCCATTGCAGGCACTGCGGGATATTTTGCTTCCAAAGGCCTGCCGCTGCCAACGGTCACGGCGGTTATTGTAGGCCTGGTTGAATTTCTTGGCGGTCTTGCCGTCCTCATCGGCTTCCAGACCCGTTACGCCGCAATCCTGCTCGGTTTATTCACCATTGCCGCTGCGTTCGTCGGTCATCTGGTTCCCTGGGATCAGGCGAACCAGATAAACTTCTTCAAGAACCTCGCAATTGCCGGTGGTTTCTTCGTACTCGCCCAGTATGGCGCGGGTGCGCTTTCGGTCGACGCCAAGCGCGGCTGATCGATCCAATATCGACCAAGAAAAAGGCCGCTTCGAGCGGCCTTTTTTGATGATGCCTCAATCTCAGTTAGACGCTTTGGCCTCGCTGACAAGCACAGGCTTGTCGCGGTAATCCTGCGGGAACAATTTGCTCAGGTTTTCGATCTTGGGCAGATCGTAATAGGCGATGTAGGGCTGCGATGGATGGATCGTCGCATAGTCCTGGTGATAGGCTTCGGCCGGGTAGAATTTATCCAGCGATGAAACCTTCGTGACTATCGGACGGGAATAGACCTTCGCCTTGTCGAGCTGAGTGATATAGGCCTTTGCGATCTTTTCCTGGTCGGCGCTGGTTGTGAAGATGGCCGAGCGATATTGCGTCCCGGAATCCGGACCCTGGCGGTTCAGTTCGGTTGGATTGTGAACGACCGAGAAATAGACCTGCAGGATCTTTCCGAGGCTGACGACTTTCGGATCGAATGTCACTTCAACCGACTCCGCATGGCCGGTATCGCCGCCGCTGACGATCTCGTAGCTCGCGGTTTCCTTCTTGCCGCCCGAATAGCCGGACACGGCATTGGTCACGCCCTTCATGTGCTGGTAGACACCCTGCACGCCCCAAAAGCACCCGCCGGCAAGGACGATCGTCTCAGGTTTTGCCGAGGCGGTTTGATCGATCGCGGGTGGTGGAACCATGGTGACGGTCTCGCCGGCAAGGGCGCATCCGGGAGAAAGCAAGATCGTTGCAGCGAGCAAGAAATGATGGAATTTCATGGATCTGATCCTTTGAGTTCTCAGGCAGCGGCCGGTTTGAATGTCAAGGCGACACCGTTCATGCAGTAGCGCAGGCCGGTCGGCTTTGGCCCGTCATCGAAGACATGGCCGAGGTGGCCACCGCAGCGATGGCATTCGACCGCCGTGCGCGTCATGCCGAAAGAGCTGTCGGATATCTCGTTGACGGCACCCTTCATCGGCAACCAGAAACTCGGCCAGCCAGTGCCACTGTCAAATTTGGTATCTGAATCAAAGAGCGGCAGATCGCAGCCGGCGCAGGCAAAAATACCCTTGCGTTTTTCATGGTTGAGCGGGCTGGTGAAGGGCGCTTCGGTTCCTTCCTGGCGCAAGACATCATACTGCTCGGGCGTCAGTAGCTTCCTCCATTCCGCATCCGTATGCTCGACTTCGAAAGTACCAGCCGCATGGGCTGTCGGCGTGCTCGCAAATCGTGTCGCCACGAATGCGCCAAGCCCCGCTATCGCACCGCCAAAAAGCGTTCGACGTGTCATCATGACTAAACTCCCAGGGTCATTATACCGATCATATTCGGTCTTCTGCAGGGAAATACGTCTGGATCGCCGGAAAGGTTACATAACAGGCGCCGAATCACGGAGAGTTGATAGCGATCAGCGCTTGGCCAGTGCGGCCTTGATGCGTTGCGACAATTCTGCAACCGCCTTGGTTTCGGCAGTATCAAGCGATGAAATCAGACAGGCCTGCGACTTCAGGATCACGCCATCTTCGAGAACCTTGAGATGATTGGCGTGCAAAGTCGATCCGGTCGAGGTGATATCGACGATGATATCAGCGGAACCCGAAGCAGGAGCGCCCTCGGTAGCGCCGAGGCTTTCGACGATACGATAGACCTGGATGCCATGCATCTGTGAGAAGAACTGCTGGGTCAACCGCCAGTACTTCGTGGCGATACGCAGCCGGCGGCCATGGCGCTGGCGGAAATCGGCAGCAACGTCATCGAGGTCCGCCATGGTCGATACATCGTACCAGACCTCCGGCACCGCAACGACGACATCCGCATGGCCGAAGCCAAGCCGCGCCTCGATCTGAACCCGTTCATCCGTTGAGGACAAGGTTTCGCGGATCAGATCTTCCCCCGTTACACCCAGATCGACGCTGCCATAGCCAAGTTCACGAGCGATTTCCGATGCGGAGAGAAACAGGATGTCGATCTGGCTCTCGCCCTTGACCTGCGCCCGGTAATTGCGCTGGTCCTTCGGCAGGATCACGCTCAGTCCAGCACTCTCGAGCACTTCGAGCGCCTGTTCCTTCAGACGGCCTTTGGAGGGAAGCGCCAAGGTGACGGTCATTGCGCATCTCCTGGAGCACTCTCGGCAATATGCTCGAGCCGGTCGAGCCAGATCGAAAAGCCGACACCCGGAATGGAGCCGACAGCGCCCAGCATGGTCAATAGCCGGTCGTAGCGTCCGCCGCCAACAATCGCGCCAAGTTCGGTATTTTTCAACGCGCGGGTTTCGTAGACCAGCCCGGTATAGTAATCGAGCGGGCGGCCAAAAGCGGCATCATAGATGATATTCTCGTGTCCGATTCCTGCCTCTACAACCGACGCGGCGCGCGCCTCGAACTGTTCCAGCGCAGGGCCGAGGTCGAACTCGTTGGAGCGGGCGAAGGTGAGCAATTGGCCGGCCGCAGACTGCAGCGGAACGCGGATCGCAAGGAAGCTTTCCAGGGCAGAAATTGTCTTGGCAGGCAGCTTGACCGAAGCGAGGGTCGTTTTCTCGATCATGCGGCGCGCAATCTCGATTGGCGCACGCCCGGCGCCAGGCGAAATACCGGCTGCCTGCATGTCCTGTTCCAGTTCGGCAGCAAGTCCAGCCTCGTCGCCCTTTGCCACAAGCGCGGCGAGACGATCCGGCAGCGTGTCATTTTGCCGGTCGGAGGAAAGGTCTTCGAGCAAGCCTTTCAATTGCCCCGGATTGCCGAAGGCGCGCGCGAGCTTCTTCTGCCAGCCGCGGGGCAGACCGAGCGCCGCCAGCACCGCCTCGAAGATTGCCTGATCGCCGAGCAAGGTTTCCAGTTCCGCGTGCGGAGCAACCAGCCGGATCGCAGCCAATGCATCAGCGAGGGAACGCGCATCGGCGCGGGCCCGGTTGGCATCGCCAAGATCCTCGATGCCAGCCTGGAAGAATTCATTGCCGCCCTCGCGGCGCTGGCGAAACACTTCGCCAAGATAGGCATAGCGTTTTGGTGTTGCCGCGTTGCGTTCGATATGATTGCGGCAAACGGGAATGGTGAATTCGGGTCGCAGGCAAAGGCTCTGGCCGTTTTCGTTCTCGGTCAGGAAAATCCGGCGGCGCAGGTCCTCGCCGGCCATGTCCAGAAACTGGTCGGCCGGCTGGATGACCGGAATATCGACGAGCTCGGCATCGCGCCCCGAGATCAGCGCGGCAAGCTCACCGGAAAAGGCTGGGGCGCGGGAGGCGGTCATCCGGGGTTATTGCGCCTTCGATGCGTTGGCGCGATCCTCGGCCTGCGCTTCGCGTATCTTGCGAACCTCGGCAACGAGGTCGCTTTCCTTGGCAGTGATCTGCGCGGGGCGGCTTTCACGCCACGTGACATTGTCCTCGATTTCCGCCGAGAGGCGCGCACCTTCGATCAGGTCCTTGATCTGCACTTCGCCATTGTCGCGTTCCTGCGAGCCCTGGATGAT of Phyllobacterium zundukense contains these proteins:
- the fumC gene encoding class II fumarate hydratase, whose product is MSSTRTETDTFGPIEVAADKYWGAQTERSLHNFKIGSERMPIPLVRALGIVKRAAAETNMALGKLDEVIGRAITVAAEEVIEGKLDDHFPLVVWQTGSGTQSNMNANEVISNRAIEMLGGTKGSKKPVHPNDHVNMSQSSNDTFPTAIHIATAVEATERLYPALGHLTAALAKKEKAFADIIKIGRTHTQDATPVTLGQEFSGYRAALEYGRKRIEQSLADVFLLAQGGTAVGTGLNAPIGFETGFAEAVSDITGLPFKTAPNKFEALASHGALANFHGSLNALATDLFKIANDIRFLGSGPRSGLGELKLPENEPGSSIMPGKVNPTQAEALTMVATQVFGNQTTVTVAASQGHFELNVFKPVIALNVLQSIRLLSDSMVSFADNCVEGIEADEVRIKDLLERSLMLVTALAPAIGYDNAAKIAKTAHKNGTTLREEALASGHVSAEDYDRLVRAERMIAPE
- a CDS encoding DoxX family protein; translation: MSNNAIVTLISRILLSILFIPAGFGKLTAIAGTAGYFASKGLPLPTVTAVIVGLVEFLGGLAVLIGFQTRYAAILLGLFTIAAAFVGHLVPWDQANQINFFKNLAIAGGFFVLAQYGAGALSVDAKRG
- the msrA gene encoding peptide-methionine (S)-S-oxide reductase MsrA yields the protein MKFHHFLLAATILLSPGCALAGETVTMVPPPAIDQTASAKPETIVLAGGCFWGVQGVYQHMKGVTNAVSGYSGGKKETASYEIVSGGDTGHAESVEVTFDPKVVSLGKILQVYFSVVHNPTELNRQGPDSGTQYRSAIFTTSADQEKIAKAYITQLDKAKVYSRPIVTKVSSLDKFYPAEAYHQDYATIHPSQPYIAYYDLPKIENLSKLFPQDYRDKPVLVSEAKASN
- the msrB gene encoding peptide-methionine (R)-S-oxide reductase MsrB, producing MMTRRTLFGGAIAGLGAFVATRFASTPTAHAAGTFEVEHTDAEWRKLLTPEQYDVLRQEGTEAPFTSPLNHEKRKGIFACAGCDLPLFDSDTKFDSGTGWPSFWLPMKGAVNEISDSSFGMTRTAVECHRCGGHLGHVFDDGPKPTGLRYCMNGVALTFKPAAA
- the hisG gene encoding ATP phosphoribosyltransferase encodes the protein MTVTLALPSKGRLKEQALEVLESAGLSVILPKDQRNYRAQVKGESQIDILFLSASEIARELGYGSVDLGVTGEDLIRETLSSTDERVQIEARLGFGHADVVVAVPEVWYDVSTMADLDDVAADFRQRHGRRLRIATKYWRLTQQFFSQMHGIQVYRIVESLGATEGAPASGSADIIVDITSTGSTLHANHLKVLEDGVILKSQACLISSLDTAETKAVAELSQRIKAALAKR
- a CDS encoding ATP phosphoribosyltransferase regulatory subunit, coding for MTASRAPAFSGELAALISGRDAELVDIPVIQPADQFLDMAGEDLRRRIFLTENENGQSLCLRPEFTIPVCRNHIERNAATPKRYAYLGEVFRQRREGGNEFFQAGIEDLGDANRARADARSLADALAAIRLVAPHAELETLLGDQAIFEAVLAALGLPRGWQKKLARAFGNPGQLKGLLEDLSSDRQNDTLPDRLAALVAKGDEAGLAAELEQDMQAAGISPGAGRAPIEIARRMIEKTTLASVKLPAKTISALESFLAIRVPLQSAAGQLLTFARSNEFDLGPALEQFEARAASVVEAGIGHENIIYDAAFGRPLDYYTGLVYETRALKNTELGAIVGGGRYDRLLTMLGAVGSIPGVGFSIWLDRLEHIAESAPGDAQ